In Actinomadura citrea, a single window of DNA contains:
- a CDS encoding DNA polymerase III subunit gamma and tau, translated as MSLALYRKYRPATFAELKGQEHVAEPLQQALRNGRINHAYLFSGPRGCGKTSSARILARSLNCEEGPTPDPCGKCDSCVALGPSGSGHIDVIEIDAASHGGVDDARDLRERAFFAPVAARFKVYIIDEAHMVTREGFNALLKLVEEPPPHLKFVFATTEPEKVIGTIRSRTHHYPFRLIPPGVLQDLVEEILKSEDVPYETSALPLAVRAGAGSARDTLSILDQLLAGSDEKGITYARAVSLLGYTDSALLDEVVAAFASRNGAAVFAAIDRVIESGQDPRRFTADLLERLRDLVILSNVPEAGASGLLNFPPDELEQMRRQASSMGPGELTRAADLLHTGLTEMRGATSPRLLLELICARILLPAAYEDEASMFARLDRLERQAGQGGFGGGQAGFGGGQGGDPLAQAFAAPAPGQGGPGQGGAGQGAPAQGSSGQAGAAPGTSGQGGATQGTSGQPTQEASEQPGAPASRDGGSQTPGTQSPPSRGADPTSSVNPTPRTAPAESGSVDNRAAAPATAPQPTAARPTAAPANARPAPSASPAPSSAPPAPAASGGGGGGADFSTIQRLWPDVVEAVKQKSRATWMVIMSGVQPISLDGKVLTLGFDAEGRRLGFVNGGRDAVLREVFKERMGVDWRIETVVGGASGGSPPGGRPGPSAGFGGAATPNPAPQPRPPFQPSAQSSAQPSAPRADRSPEPPPPPPDEPPPPPEPSPVDESEEVDPEGDADADGTEAEMGGMALIQRELGGQIIREIDNSAL; from the coding sequence ATGAGTCTGGCTCTGTACCGCAAGTACCGGCCAGCGACGTTCGCCGAGTTGAAGGGGCAGGAACACGTCGCCGAGCCCCTCCAGCAGGCGCTGCGCAACGGCCGGATCAACCACGCGTACCTGTTCAGCGGTCCGCGCGGCTGCGGCAAGACCTCCAGCGCCCGGATCCTCGCCCGCTCGCTGAACTGCGAGGAGGGGCCGACCCCCGACCCGTGCGGCAAGTGCGACTCGTGCGTCGCGCTCGGACCGTCCGGGTCTGGGCACATCGACGTGATCGAGATCGACGCCGCGTCCCACGGTGGTGTGGACGATGCCCGCGACCTGCGGGAGCGGGCCTTCTTCGCCCCGGTCGCGGCGCGCTTCAAGGTGTACATCATCGACGAGGCGCACATGGTCACCCGCGAGGGCTTCAACGCGCTGCTGAAGCTCGTCGAGGAGCCGCCGCCGCACCTGAAGTTCGTGTTCGCGACGACCGAGCCGGAGAAGGTCATCGGGACGATCCGGTCCCGGACCCACCACTACCCGTTCCGGCTGATCCCGCCGGGCGTCCTCCAGGACCTCGTCGAGGAGATCCTGAAGAGCGAGGACGTCCCGTACGAGACGTCCGCGCTGCCGTTGGCCGTCCGGGCCGGGGCCGGTTCCGCGCGCGACACGCTCTCGATCCTGGACCAGCTCCTCGCGGGGTCGGACGAGAAGGGCATCACGTACGCGCGGGCCGTGTCGCTGCTCGGCTACACCGACTCCGCGCTGCTGGACGAGGTCGTCGCCGCCTTCGCCTCCCGGAACGGCGCCGCGGTGTTCGCCGCCATCGACCGCGTGATCGAGAGCGGCCAGGACCCGCGCCGCTTCACCGCCGACCTGCTGGAACGCCTCCGCGACCTGGTGATCCTGTCGAACGTCCCGGAGGCCGGGGCCTCGGGGCTGCTGAACTTCCCGCCCGACGAGCTGGAGCAGATGCGGCGCCAGGCGTCCTCGATGGGGCCCGGAGAGCTGACGCGCGCCGCCGACCTGCTGCACACCGGGCTCACCGAGATGCGGGGCGCCACGTCCCCGCGGCTGCTGCTGGAACTGATCTGCGCCCGGATCCTGCTGCCGGCGGCGTACGAGGACGAAGCGTCCATGTTCGCCCGCCTCGACCGTCTGGAACGCCAGGCCGGCCAGGGCGGTTTCGGCGGTGGCCAGGCCGGATTCGGGGGCGGCCAGGGCGGTGACCCTCTGGCGCAGGCCTTCGCGGCTCCGGCCCCTGGCCAGGGTGGTCCGGGCCAGGGCGGCGCAGGTCAGGGAGCTCCCGCTCAAGGATCTTCGGGGCAGGCCGGCGCGGCGCCCGGAACGTCCGGGCAGGGCGGTGCGACGCAAGGGACGTCCGGGCAGCCGACGCAGGAGGCGTCGGAGCAGCCAGGGGCGCCGGCGTCCCGTGACGGGGGTTCTCAAACGCCCGGAACCCAGTCCCCTCCCTCCCGGGGGGCCGACCCCACTTCCAGTGTCAACCCCACCCCCCGTACGGCGCCCGCGGAGTCCGGTTCTGTGGATAACCGCGCTGCCGCCCCGGCCACCGCCCCCCAGCCCACGGCCGCCCGCCCCACGGCCGCGCCGGCCAACGCGCGCCCCGCCCCCAGCGCGTCACCCGCGCCCTCCAGCGCGCCGCCGGCACCCGCCGCGTCCGGCGGAGGAGGCGGAGGGGCCGACTTCTCCACCATCCAGCGGCTCTGGCCGGACGTCGTCGAGGCCGTCAAGCAGAAGAGCCGCGCCACCTGGATGGTCATCATGTCCGGGGTGCAGCCGATCTCCCTCGACGGCAAGGTCCTCACCCTCGGCTTCGACGCGGAGGGACGCCGCCTCGGCTTCGTCAACGGTGGCCGCGACGCCGTCCTGCGCGAGGTCTTCAAGGAGCGGATGGGCGTCGACTGGCGGATAGAGACCGTCGTCGGCGGAGCGTCCGGCGGGTCTCCCCCAGGGGGAAGGCCGGGCCCTAGCGCGGGGTTCGGTGGGGCGGCCACACCGAACCCGGCACCGCAGCCGCGGCCGCCCTTCCAGCCGTCCGCGCAGTCGTCCGCACAGCCGTCCGCGCCGAGGGCCGACCGGTCCCCGGAGCCGCCTCCGCCGCCGCCGGACGAGCCCCCGCCGCCGCCCGAACCCTCTCCCGTGGACGAGAGCGAGGAGGTCGACCCGGAGGGCGACGCCGACGCCGACGGCACCGAGGCCGAGATGGGCGGGATGGCCCTCATCCAGCGCGAACTCGGCGGTCAGATCATCCGCGAGATCGACAACTCGGCTCTCTGA
- a CDS encoding DUF952 domain-containing protein, with amino-acid sequence MPASPQDTLLHIAERTHWESAQSTGVAYTMSTLGRTLDEEGFIHCSSDIAQVEGVLGRFYGDVPRDDLVLLVIDVSRLDAPVRYEPAGDELFPHVYGSIPVDAIIDVRSLPENR; translated from the coding sequence ATGCCCGCCTCTCCCCAGGACACGCTCCTGCACATCGCCGAACGAACCCACTGGGAATCCGCCCAGAGCACCGGCGTGGCGTACACCATGTCCACCCTGGGCCGGACCCTGGACGAGGAGGGCTTCATCCACTGCTCGTCCGATATCGCCCAGGTGGAAGGCGTCCTGGGCCGCTTCTACGGCGACGTCCCTCGCGACGACCTGGTCCTGCTGGTCATCGACGTCTCCCGCCTCGACGCGCCCGTCCGCTACGAGCCTGCCGGCGACGAGCTGTTCCCCCACGTCTACGGATCGATCCCGGTCGACGCGATTATTGATGTCAGGTCACTGCCCGAGAACCGGTAG
- a CDS encoding tRNA-dependent cyclodipeptide synthase produces the protein MNKTSSTPAVSCTSTPGIPIDAQPYMPACRRLFEQGEHILIGVSPENSYFSRERIAALVKWAQPRFTGIDIIYVDQHIDTMYVASGYTPQKAASSATRTIRDTRRRVRQAVERAGGPGPQVRVRALSECMDLPSYQATRRRIEECLSADDQLRQACEEHVRYILRSRTDDSPASAGAEAEKLQAGLAYLFAEMPVLFNTPEILGVSSSVFCYHSIMPVLRHLYDSAIRHQAQGYIVVKPIEQELETRS, from the coding sequence ATGAACAAGACCTCGTCCACCCCCGCGGTCTCCTGTACGTCCACCCCAGGGATACCGATCGACGCGCAACCGTACATGCCCGCCTGCCGGCGACTGTTCGAGCAGGGCGAGCATATCCTCATCGGTGTGAGCCCAGAGAACAGCTACTTCAGCCGCGAGCGCATCGCGGCCCTGGTGAAATGGGCTCAGCCACGCTTCACCGGAATCGACATCATCTATGTCGACCAGCACATCGACACCATGTACGTCGCCTCCGGTTATACCCCGCAGAAGGCCGCCTCGAGTGCCACCCGGACCATCCGGGACACCCGGCGCCGCGTTCGGCAGGCGGTCGAGAGAGCGGGCGGTCCGGGGCCCCAGGTCCGCGTGCGCGCGCTCTCCGAGTGCATGGACCTGCCCAGCTATCAGGCGACCCGGCGGCGGATCGAGGAGTGCCTCAGCGCGGACGACCAACTCCGGCAGGCGTGCGAAGAGCACGTGCGGTACATCCTGCGGTCGCGGACCGACGACTCGCCGGCCTCCGCTGGAGCGGAGGCTGAGAAACTTCAGGCAGGACTCGCCTACCTGTTCGCGGAGATGCCCGTTCTGTTCAACACCCCGGAAATCCTCGGAGTGTCATCTTCGGTGTTCTGCTACCACAGCATCATGCCAGTCCTGCGGCACCTTTACGACTCCGCCATCCGCCACCAAGCCCAAGGTTACATCGTGGTGAAGCCGATCGAACAGGAGCTGGAGACACGCTCCTGA
- a CDS encoding class I SAM-dependent methyltransferase: protein MADMPRGGPCAGWWDRLYETDRLEYLDRPETADKAQRVLRGLHRLQRLGGLYRIWGRWIQAEIAGLPEPRILELGAGSGGLAEHVLARHPTARWTASDISARTVQTLQAGPLGRHPRAETAVIDATGIDAETGSWDLAVFAFSLHHLPPTAVRAVLREGTRVASRLLIIDGWRNPACLVTGIPVGLLLGGGQPLLHDWVISARKFYSVDALHALASDCGEAVTIRCSVIMPFWTVVRARRTEQRTGP from the coding sequence ATGGCGGACATGCCGCGTGGAGGACCCTGCGCCGGATGGTGGGACCGCCTGTACGAGACGGACCGGCTGGAATACCTCGACCGGCCCGAGACGGCCGACAAGGCACAGCGAGTGCTCCGGGGCCTGCACCGCCTTCAGCGTCTGGGTGGGCTGTACCGAATCTGGGGCCGGTGGATCCAGGCAGAGATCGCCGGGTTGCCGGAACCACGAATCCTGGAACTCGGTGCGGGCTCGGGCGGGCTGGCCGAGCACGTGCTGGCCCGGCACCCGACCGCCCGCTGGACCGCCAGCGACATCTCGGCGCGGACCGTGCAGACCCTGCAGGCCGGACCGCTGGGGCGCCACCCTCGCGCGGAGACGGCGGTGATCGACGCCACCGGCATCGACGCCGAGACCGGATCATGGGATCTGGCAGTGTTCGCCTTCTCCCTTCACCATCTGCCTCCCACCGCGGTCCGGGCGGTCTTGCGGGAGGGTACGCGGGTGGCATCCCGCCTGCTGATCATCGACGGCTGGCGCAATCCGGCGTGCCTGGTCACCGGCATTCCCGTGGGGTTGCTCCTGGGAGGAGGGCAGCCACTCCTGCACGACTGGGTGATCAGCGCCCGCAAGTTCTACAGCGTCGATGCGCTGCACGCCCTGGCCTCTGACTGTGGAGAGGCCGTCACCATCCGCTGCAGTGTCATCATGCCCTTCTGGACGGTGGTCCGCGCCCGGCGGACCGAACAACGCACCGGGCCCTGA
- a CDS encoding cytochrome P450 yields the protein MDDHAPPDLPLRYPFALGPHGTPPPVLAWARENRPVCPVTLPSGDRVWMITRKDDIAQVFTDRRFSRDLTYPGAPRFVGADFTVVPGVIFNLDPPDHTRIRRVLNPFYTPARVERYRPMIERHADSLLEAMASGRGPADLLQVYAAPLPLRVSCELLDIPIEHRVEYLHAFRTQIALNVEADQVAAATKTTLEFTEQVIAAKQAAPGGDDPVSALVRAHRNGTISEQELHGTVSYLLVTGSDPLVSPVATGVITLLRHREQLGRCIAQPELWPKAVEEVLRFHHNGVLGYPRVATEDVMLHGVRIVEGDGVCAPMLGATWDERHYPDPGRFDIHRTTDATATFGAGPHFCLGAAFSRLYLTISFRALFERFPGLRLAVSEHDIPWRNDLGQTRPDQVPVSW from the coding sequence ATGGACGACCACGCTCCCCCCGACCTCCCGCTTCGCTATCCCTTCGCCCTCGGCCCGCACGGGACCCCGCCGCCCGTCCTGGCCTGGGCCCGCGAGAACCGACCCGTCTGCCCCGTTACCCTGCCGAGCGGCGATCGGGTGTGGATGATCACGCGCAAGGACGACATCGCCCAGGTCTTCACGGACCGCCGCTTCTCGCGAGACCTGACCTATCCCGGCGCTCCGCGCTTCGTCGGCGCCGACTTCACCGTCGTTCCCGGCGTGATCTTCAACCTCGACCCGCCCGACCACACCCGGATCCGCCGCGTCCTCAACCCCTTCTACACGCCCGCCCGCGTCGAGCGGTATCGGCCGATGATCGAACGGCATGCAGACTCGCTGCTGGAGGCCATGGCTTCAGGCCGCGGCCCCGCCGACCTCCTCCAGGTCTACGCCGCGCCGCTGCCTCTGCGGGTCAGCTGCGAACTGCTGGACATCCCGATCGAGCACCGTGTGGAGTATCTGCACGCCTTCCGGACCCAGATCGCCCTCAACGTCGAGGCCGACCAGGTCGCCGCCGCCACCAAGACCACTCTGGAGTTCACCGAACAGGTCATCGCCGCCAAGCAGGCAGCACCCGGCGGCGACGACCCGGTCAGCGCACTCGTCCGGGCGCATCGCAACGGGACCATCAGCGAGCAGGAGCTCCACGGCACTGTCAGCTACCTGTTAGTGACCGGCTCCGACCCGCTGGTCTCGCCCGTCGCGACCGGAGTCATCACCCTCCTGCGGCACCGCGAGCAACTCGGTCGGTGCATTGCCCAGCCGGAGCTGTGGCCCAAGGCCGTCGAGGAGGTGCTGCGCTTCCACCACAACGGGGTCTTGGGCTATCCGCGCGTGGCCACGGAAGACGTCATGCTCCACGGAGTGCGCATCGTCGAAGGGGACGGCGTCTGCGCGCCGATGCTCGGAGCCACCTGGGACGAACGCCACTATCCCGACCCGGGCAGGTTCGACATCCATCGCACCACCGACGCCACCGCCACCTTCGGCGCGGGCCCCCACTTCTGCCTGGGTGCGGCCTTCTCCCGCCTCTACCTCACCATTTCCTTCCGGGCACTGTTCGAGCGCTTCCCAGGCCTCCGGTTGGCAGTGTCCGAACACGACATTCCCTGGCGGAACGACCTAGGGCAGACCCGTCCCGACCAGGTCCCGGTCTCCTGGTGA